In Leifsonia sp. AK011, the genomic stretch CAGTTCTGGTACCGGATGAGGTTGTACTGGTCGGCGAACGAAATGAGGTCGGCGGTCGTCGTTCCGGCGACACCCTGGGCGGAGCGCTTGCTCGGCGCTCCCGACGTCGTGTACGTGCCGAGCGCGGGGCACGACTTGCCCTGCGCGGAGAGGGCCTGCACGCGGGCGATGGTCTCAGGGTCGGTGCTCAGGTAGGCCGGGGAGACCTCGTTGGGCGCGATGTGCTTGACCGCGGCATCCCACGGGGACGTCGTTGCCTCGGACGCCGTCGTCGCCTCGGCGAAGTCGAGAGCGGCCGCGCCAGCGTCGAACTCGCCAGTCGAGGTGTCTGCGGTGCCCTCCGAGCGCGGCTCGACAGGTGCGGACGCGACCGGGGCCTCGCTAGAGGAGTCTTCGGATGCCACGGCGGGAGCCTCCGCGACGGTCCAGGCCAGGGGTGCCTCAGCCGGCTCCACCGTCGAAACGGTCGGAACGCTGGCGGCCGAGACGACACCAGCCGCAGTGGAAGATGTCGAGGTTGCGGTGGACGACGGGGTAGCGGGACCCGAACCCGCTACACCGGGAACAAAGAAATTCCCGAACCCGCCTCCACCGACAAGGGACAGCGTCAGGGCTCCCGAAACGAGGAGCCCAGTAAGGATGCCAAAACGTCCCATGCCGTGTACCCCCATACACTGCGAGCACCTACCCCGAATGTGGTGCCCTCTGACGAACAAGCTAAGCCGGGTCGCGAGGGATGGCAAGGGACTAAGGGCCCATGACGGGGGTGTTCACCCACGAAGTGGGGGTACAAATGGCTCAGCCTGTCAGCATTTATGCGGACAACTGGGGCACATTTGGGGTACAAAAACGCGACCTGCCGGGAGGGGGGTTGCGCGGGTTTAGGGTGGGGTGATATATCGGGGCGTTTTGGTGCGAGGGTGGTGCTGGTGCGCGCGGGGCGTGTGCACGTGAGGGTGGTGCTGGTGCGCGCGGGCGATGCCCGCGCGGGGGTCGGCTCTAGATCGACTCCCCTACTGTGCCGCCAGCGCGCCCACGCGGGTTCGGAGTCATTTGGGCGACTGCAAAGAGAAATGGTGCCGCCGGAGGCGACACCATTTCTCTTTGGAGCCGCCCAAGGGAATCGAACCCTTGACCTTCTCATTACGAGTGAGATGCTCTGCCGACTGAGCTAGGGCGGCATACCTGCGGACTGGCCGAGGCACAGCATGAAAGCTTAGCCGAAGAACGGGCGCGCGCGGAACGCGGGATTCCTACCGGCTCAGACCAGTACCGTGTCGAGCTGGCCGAAGCTCTCCGCGATGTTGTCGGCGATCGACGGCGCACCCCCGGTCGCCCACTGGCGCCAGGCGTGCCGCATCGCAGCGAACGCCACATAGGCGGCGAGGTGGGCACGGCTGTCGAGCTCGTCGGGGCGCGCGGCGAGGGTCGCGTCATCCGCAGCCAGCCGGCGCGCGATGACCGATGCGAGCTCCTCCTCCACACGACGCATGTTGGCCATGCGCATCGCGAAGAGGTGCGGGTACTCACCGAGCACACCCTTGCGACGCACCATGAGTTCCTGGTCGTGGCCGTCGAGGATGATCGTGTTCGTGATGAGCTTGGCGATGCCGGTCATGAGAGGCTCAGCGGGGCCCGCGGCCACAAACTCCTCCACGGGCGTCCCCTCGGGCAGCTCCGGGTGATCCCCGATGATCGCCGCCTCCTTGGAGGGGAAGTAGTTGAAGAACGTGCGGGGCGAGACATCCGCCCGGCGACTGATCTCATCCACCGTCGTGCCCTCGAGGCCGTTCTCCGCCACGAGGTCGATCGCCGCCAATTGGATGGCACGACGCGTCGCCTGGCGCTTGCGCTCGCGCAGGCCCGGTTCGATCGTGTCGGGAGCGGTCATAGTCCTATTCTTGCACAGTGCGCAAAATTATCGGCTCACGACTTTCGGCTAACACTTCGGATCACGGTCGGGCACGGTGCCGTCGATGAGGAAAGCATCCACCACCGAGTTCACGCAGTCGTTCGACTTGTTGTAGGCGGTGTGCCCCTCCCCCTCGTAGGTCACGAGATGCCCGTTCTCGAGGGTGCCAGCGACGGTCACCGCCCACTCGTAGGGGGTCGCGGGGTCGTTGGTGGTACCCAGCACAAGGATGTCGGGCGACCCGGGTGCCACGATGGGGCCGCGGGCGAAGGTTGCCGGCACCGGCCAGTTCGGGCATCCCGTTCCGCCCCACGACATCTGCGGGCCGAACACCGGAGCCAGCTCCCGCAGCTCCGCGGCCTCCTGGCGCATCTCGTCGGCGGTCGGATCGCCGTGCTCGTCGAGGCAGTTGATGCTGATGAACGCCTCGGTCTGGTTGTCGCGGTAGGTGCCATCGGGGTTGCGCCCGTTGTAGTTGTCGGCGAGCTGGAACGCGTACTCCGGGTCGCCCGCGAACACGTCGGTGAAGACCTCACGCAAGTACACCCAGTTGTTCTGGTTGTAGAGCGGGAGGATGATCGCCGTGAACATGGTCGCGCTGCCGAGCTGGCGCCCATCCGAGGCGAGCAGGGGGCTGGCATCCAGCGAGTCGAGCAGGTCGCGAACCTTCTGCATCGAGCTGTCGACGCTGCCCGTGAACGGGCAGTCGGCTGACGTGTCGCAGTCCTCCAGGAACGCCCGGAGCGCACTCTCGAAGCCCTTCGCCTGCGTCGCCGTCTTCTCGAACTCGGTCGCGTTCGGATCGACGGCACCGTCCAGCACGAGGCGGCCGGCGCGGTCGGGGAAGAGATTCGCGTACACCTGGCCGAGGAGGGTGCCGTACGAGTATCCGAGGAAGTTCAGCTTCTCGTCGCCGAGGGCGGCCCTCAGCATATCCATGTCGCGCGCGGCGCTCGGGGTGTCGACGTAGCCGAGCAACGGTCCGGTGAGGTCGAGGCAGCGCTGGCCGAGGTCGCGGGTCGCCGTGGATGCCGCTTCCAGCCATTCGTCGCTGCCCGGCTCGCCCGGCGGGATCCCGTAGAGGTAGGAGTCGAGCTCCGACGGGTCGTCGTAGCAGGTCACCGGCGTCGACCGGTTGACGCCCCGGGGATCGAACCCGACGACGTCGAAGTTCGCCTGGAGCTCCGTGTCGGTCGCGTAGTCGAGGCTGTCCCGGATGAAGTCGTACCCCGAACCACCCGGGCCGCCCGGGTTCACCAGGAGCGACCCGATGGGGTTGCCGGATGTCGCGGGCTGGCGTACGAGCGCAAGCTCGATGTCGCCAGCTGCCGGGTCATCCCAGTTCACCGGTGCGATCGCGGTGGCGCACTGCAGGCCGTCACCGCAGGGGTCCCACACGATCTGCTGCGCGTAGAAGCGCTCGAGGTCCGCCGGCACGGTCTCGCCGGTCGGCGAGGAGGTGGCGCTCACCTGCGGCGGCTCGAACCACGAGACACAGCCGGTGAGGGCCAGCGAGAGGGCAGCGGCAACGGCCGCGACCCGGATCAGTCGTTTCATCCACGCTCCGGCGTTCGGGTGGCTGTCGTTCGGGTGGCGCTCACGAGCATGGCCTCGAGCGCGAGGGCCGGGGCAACGTTGGAGTCGATCCTGCGACGGGCAACGGCGATGGCATCCATCGTCGCGAGGGTGCGTTCGGGGCCGGCGAGCGCGGCGGCCTCCCTGACCCGATCGATGATGTCGCGGTTGACGGGCTCGCTGTCGACGCCGAGCTGCACGAGCAGGATGTCGCGGTAGAGCGAGAGCAGGTCGACGAGGATGCGGTCGATGCCGTCGCGCAGGCTGCGTGTCGCCCGGCGCTTCTGGTCGTCTTCGAGGTTCTTGATTTGCGCGCGGAGGTTCGCCGGCACCGTGCCGCCGGGCTCCACACCGAGCGAGCGAAGTGCGGAGTCCCGCTCCTCCGCGTCCCGTTCCGTGGTGATCGCCTCGGCATCGGCCTTCGCCAGCTCGAGGAGCGTGGCAGCCGCGAAGACGGCGTCCGAGACGCGGTGGATGCCGAGTGCCGTCTCGAGCGTGCGGGCGCGGCGTTCGCGCGCCTCCGCGTTGGTGGCGAGACGGTGGGCCATGCCGATGTGGGACTGGGCCTGACGCGCGGCATTGGCCGCGAGATCCGGGTCGACGCCGTCACGGCGCACGAGCAGTGCGGCCACCTCGTCGACGTCCGGCACCCGCAGGCGCACGCTGCGCACGCGGGACCGGATGGTGGGGATGAGGTCAGCCTCGCTCGGGGCGCATAGGATCCACACGGTGCGGGGTGGGGGCTCCTCAAGGGCCTTGAGGAGAACGTTGGAGGTGCGCTCGGCCATGCGGTCGGCATCCTCGATGACCATGACGCGGAAGCGGCCCACCGAGGGAGAGAACTGGGAGGCCGCGACGAGCTGGCGCACCTCGTCGATCGAGATGATCACGCGATCGGTGCTGAGCACCCCGAGGTCGGGATGCGTGCGGGCTGCGACTTGGCGCTGGGTCGCTTCATCCCCACCCAGCAGGGCGGCGGCGAACGCGTAGGCGAGGTTGGAGCGGCCGGACCCGGGTGGCCCCGTGATGAGCCACGAGTGGGTCATGGCCGAGCTCTCGTCGTGGGATGCCGCGGCCTCGACGATCGCGATGGCGTCGGCCTGCCCGGTCAACTCGTCCCACAACGCCATGGCATAACCCTAATCGAGCCGCCTGACGGCGCGGCTGGGAGCGCACAGGGGCCGCGCAGTGACCTCCGAGACGCGCCCTCCGGACGCTCCTCAGGGAGCGGGGCGGAGCAACGTCTCCACCCGCGAACGGATGGCTGAGGCGATGTTCTCGATGGTGTCGCGTGCGTCGAGCACGAGGAAGCGCTCCGGCTCGGCTGCGGCGAGTTCGAGGTAGGCCTCGCTCACGCGCGCGTGGAAGTCATCCCCCGCGGCCTCGAGCCGGTCGTAGAGGGTGCGATCGGCAAGCCGGTCGCTGCCCTCACGCAGGTCGAGGAGCACCGTGAGGTCGGGCAGCAGTCCGTCCGTGGCCCACAGCGACAGGTCGCGCACCTCCTGAGCTCCCAGCACGCGGCCGGCACCCTGATAGGCGACCGAGGAGTCGAGGTAGCGATCCTGCACGACGATCTCGCCGCGCTCGAGCGCCGGGCGCACCTTGGTGGCGATGTTGTGCGCGCGGTCGGCAGCGTAGATGAGTGCCTCGGCCCTGGGTGCGATCTCGCCGCGCCAGTGGAGCACGAGCTGGCGCAGTTCGAGCCCGACATCCGTTCCGCCGGGTTCGCGGGAGACGACAACGCCGTGACCCAACGCCTGGAGCCACTCGACGAGCAGGGCGGACTGGGTGGACTTGCCCGACCCGTCGCCGCCCTCGAAGGTGATGAAGAGCCCTGGCATCTACTTCTTCTTGGCCGGTGCGCGCTTGGCGGCGGGCTTGCGGGCCGCGGGCTTCGCCTTCGGCTTGGCCGGTCCCTTGGCGCGCTTGTCGGCGAGCAGCTGCACGGCGCGGTCGTAGTCGATCTCCTCGATGACCTCGCCACGCGGGATGGTGGCGTTGGTCGTGCCATCCGTCACATAGGGGCCGAAGCGGCCGTCCTTGATCTTGATGGCCTTCTCGCTCACCGGGTCGGGCTGCTCGAATTCCTTGAGGGCACTGGATGCCGCGCGCCCGCCGTACTTCGGCTGCGCGAAGATCTCGAGCGCACCAGGAAGGTCGATGTCGAAGATCTGGTCCTCACTCGTGAGGGACCGGCTGTCGGTGCCCTTCTTGAGGTACGGGCCGAATCGTCCGTTCTGCGCGGTGATCTCGGCGCCCGTCTCCGGGTCGGCTCCCACGACGCGGGGAAGCGAGAGCAGCTTGAGGGCGGTGTCGAGGTCGATGCTCGCGAGGTCCATGGTCTTGAAGAGCGAGGCGGTGCGGGGCTTGGGTGCCACGACCTTCTTGGGCTTCTTGACCTTCACCTCGCCGGTCTTCGGGTCGATGACCTCGACGGGCGCCTCCTCGGGAACCTCCGGCTCGAGCTCTGTCACGTAGGGGCCGAAGCGGCCGTCCTTCGCGACGATCTCCTTGCCGTTGTCGGGGTTGACGCCGATCACGCGGTCGGTCACGACGGGGGCCTCGATGAGCTCGCGCGCCTTCTCGGCGGTCAGCTCGTCGGGGGCGAGCTCCTGCGGGATGTTGACGCGACGCGGGGTCTCCGGGTCGTCGCTCGGCGCCTCGAGGTACGGTCCGTACTTGCCGATGCGGAGGGTGATGTCGTCGGCGATCCGGATCGAGTTGATCTCGCGCGCGTCGATCTCCCCGAGGTTGTCGATGACACCGCGCAGGCCGCGGTGGTCGGCATTGCCGAAGTAGAAGCCGGTGAGCCACTCGACGCGGTCGGCCTCTCCCCCGGCGATGCGGTCGAGGTCGTCCTCCATGCCGGCAGTGAAGCCGTACTCCACGAGTTCGGCGAAGTACTGCTCGAGCAGCCGCACGACACTGAAGGCGATCCAGTTGGGCACGAGTGCCTGGCCGCGGGGCGTGACGTAGCCGCGGTCGATGATCGTGGAGATGATGCTCGCGTACGTCGACGGGCGGCCGATGCCTAGTTCCTCGAGCTGCTTGACGAGGCTCGCCTCGGTGTAGCGCGGGGGCGGGGATGTCTCGTGGCCCTTGGCCTCCATATCCACGACCGTCAGCTCCTGGCCGACGGTGAGCGGCGGCAGTTTCGCCTCGGCCTCTGCGGCGGCCTCGGCCGGCTCGTTGCGCTCCTCGTCCTTGCTCTCCTCGTAGGCCTGCATGAAACCGCGGAAGGTGATCACGGTTCCGGTGGCCACGAACTCCGCGACGGAGTCCTTGGTGGTGCCGGTGATGGTGACGGAGGCGGTGGAGCCCTTGGCATCCGCCATCTGGGAGGCGACGGTGCGCTTCCAGATGAGGTCGTAGAGCTTGAAGTCGTTGCCGCGGAGCACGCTGGAGAGCTCGCTCGGTGTGCGGAAGGTGTCGCCGGACGGGCGGATGGCCTCGTGGGCCTCCTGGGCGTTCTTGGACTTGCCCGTGTACAGGCGCGGTGAGTCTGGCACGGTCTCGGCGCCGTAGAGAGCCTTGGCCTGTTTGCGCGCCGCGTCGATCGCCTGCTGGCTGAGCGACGGCGAGTCGGTACGCATGTAGGTGATGTAGCCGTTCTCGTAGAGCGACTGCGCGACGCTCATCGTCTGGCGTGCGGAGAAACGCAGCTTGCGGCCGGCCTCCTGCTGCAGCGTCGACGTGGTGAAGGGCGCTGCGGGGCGGCGCGTGTAGGGCTTCGACTCGAGGTTGCTGACGACGATCGGGATGCCCGGCTGCCGCAGTGCATCGGCGAGGGCCTGTGCTGCGGTCTCGTCGAGGGCGACGGCGTCTCCCTTGAGCTTGCCGCGGTCGTCGAAGTCACGTCCGGCGGCGACGCGCTTGCCGTTGATGCGAACGAGTCGCGACTCGAAGCGGTTCTTCTCGGTGTCGGGGGTGAGACCGGCGAGCAGGTCCCAGTAGGCGGCGGTGACGAAGGCGAGACGCTCGCGCTCACGGTCGACGACGAGGCGGGTGGCGGCGGACTGCACACGGCCGGCGGAGAGCCCGGGGCCGACCTTGCGCCAGAGCACAGGCGAGACCTCGTAGCCGTAGAGGCGGTCGAGGATGCGACGGGTCTCCTGTGCATCGACGAGTGCGGTGTCGATCTGCCGGGTGTGGTCGCGGGCGTACTGGATCGCGTCCTTGGTGATCTCGTGGAACACCATGCGGTGCACGGGAACCTTCGGCTTGAGCTCCTCGAGCAGGTGCCACGCGATGGCTTCGCCCTCGCGGTCCTCATCAGTGGCGAGGTAGAGCTCGTCGGCGCCCTTGAGTGCTCGCTTGAGTTCGGCGACCGTCTTCTTCTTGGCATCCGAGACCACGTAGTAGGGCTTGAAGTCGTTCTCGACGTCGATCGAGAACTTGCCGAGCGGGCCCTTCTTGAGCTCCGGCGGCAGGTTCTTCGGCTCGATGAGGTCACGGATGTGACCGACCGACGAGAGCACCTCATAGCCCTCGCCCAGGTACTGGGCGATCGTCTTCGCCTTGGTCGGCGACTCGACGATGACGAGCTTGGTGGTCACGGTACTCCTTGTTTTCAGCGATGACGGGCCCAGATGGGGGCGTCAGCGACACCATACACACACTCACCCGGGTGACTCCTCATTCTGTCGGTAGTTAAGAGGTGCGGCGGGGACGCACCGACCAGCAGAACCGAGGTGCGGCGGGGATGCACCGACGGGCGGAACTCAGGTGCGGCGCCCGTCCTGCGGCGGCCCCGCGGTGGCCCTCGCACCCACCGTGAACCCGAGGATGCCGCGGCTCACGCCCACCGTGACGACGAGCCCGTCGACCTCGCACGACTGCAGTGCGGTGCCGTTCGTGGCGGCCACCTCTGCCGCGAGTTCGCAGGGGTATCCGGCGTGGCGACCGGATGCGACATCCGCCGCCGCAAGGGCTGCGGCATCCGCGGCTCCCGCCGCCTGGGCCCTGGCCACGAGCACCTGGCTGAGCGGAAGCACGGCGGCCGCCACGACCGCGACGGCGGCGGTGAGACCGACGGCGAGCACCGTGCCGGATCCGCGCTCGGAGACCAGCGAGATCACTTGCCTCCACCCAGCGCGCAGCTCGACGCCGCGAGCGGGATACCCGCGGGGCCGAGGGCTGCGGTCGCGCTCACGGTGACGCACACGAGCTCTCCCTGCGCCCATTGGGAGACGCTCGCGCCCGGTGCCACCTGCGCCGCGATGCCGACCCCGTCGCCGCGGCCCGCAGCACGGGCGGCCGCTGCCGCGGCATCCTGCACGCGGATCTGCGCTCCCGCCACCGCGATACCCCCGAGGCACAGCGCGAGCACAACCATGACGGTCGGCAGTGCGATCGCGAACTCCGCTGTGATGCTGCCCCGTTCGCCGTGCACCGCGTCACGGAATCGAGAGCGCATGACGCACCACGTCGGTGAGCATGCCCCGCACCTCCTCCGACCGGAGGATCACCACGAGGAGACCCGCGAAGCCGACCGCGGCCAACGTGGCGATGGCGTACTCGGCGGTCGCGGCGCCGTCCTCCTCCTGCCACAGTCGCCGCACGAAGGTCGGGAATGTCGTTCGAGCTCGGAACATCACTGCATCCTTTCTGGCCCGAGCTCCTCCAGTCTGTTCGATCACGCCTCGGCGAGGGCGGCGATTGCGGCATCCGGCGGACTGCCGTCAGAACGATGAGACGGTGGAGGACAGGACGGCCACCAGCAGCGGCGCGACCCCGAGTACGAGGAACGCCGGGAGCACGCACAGGCCGAGCGGCAGCATGAGGCGCACCCCGAGCGCAGCGGCCGCGGCCTGGGCCTCAGCTCGGGCGTCCCTGCGCTGTTCCTCGGCTTCGGCCCTGAGCAGCTCGGCGGCGGGCACGCCCGCGCGCGTCGAGAGAGCGAGCACACCGTCGATCCCGCCCGAATCCTCCGGCAACTCGAACCGCCGAAGCGCCTCGGCCGTGGCCGCCTTCGCGCGCTCGAGTGACCCGCCACCCGACACCGCAACAGCGGTGAGTTCGCAGGCGAGGCCCGGCGTCACATCGCGCGTGAGCGCGGATGCCACGAGCCGCCGGTTCCACGCCCGCGCAACCACGATCAACCCCACCCCGACCACCAGGAGGGTCCACCCGATGGGTGAGCCGAACAGCACCTCGATCGTGCCGAACCCGAGCAGCGAGCCGAATACCAGCCCGACGAACGGCAGCACGAGCACCACGCGTGCGGTCGCCCTCGGGCCCGCGAGCGCGACCTGTGCGTCGCGTGCGGCGTCGGCGAGCGACCGCAGCGAGCGGGCGTAGTCGCGGAGCGCTCCCGCGAGGGGAGCCCCGGCATCCGTCGCCACGCTCCACGCTGCGGCGAGCCCACGCCAGGCTGCGCGTTCGTTCGCTGGCAAACCGGCGGATGCCGCCACCAGCGCCTCGGCCACGTCGTGGGTGCCCACGGCCGACGCAACCACCGCGTTGCCCGAGGTCTCGGCGACGAACCGCCACGCGGCACCCGGGGCAACTCCAGCTGCCAGCAGCACCGCGAGCCGCTGCGCAACCCGGGCCGCCCCGCTGATTCCCGCGTCGCCCGGTTCCTTCACAGCGGCACCACGGCCAGGCGATCCCGTTCGTCGATCACGAGCCGCCCGGCGCCTCCCAGCCGTCGACCGCCAGCGTCCCGTTCGAGATGCAGCACCGCACCGATGGCGCTGGCCGCCTGCCGCGCGACGGCGATCGCGTCGAGTCCGGCGAGCGCTCCGAGTGCCTCAAGGCGAGCGGGCACGTCCGAGATCGAGTTCGCGTGGAGGGTGCCCGCCCCGCCATCGTGGCCGGTGTTGAGGGCGGAGAGCAGGTCGCGCACCTCCGCACCGCGGCACTCCCCCAGCACGAGTCGGTCGGGGCGCATGCGCAGCGCCTCTCGGACGAGCCTCGGCAGCGTCACCTCCCCGGCGCCTTCGAGATTGGGTTGGCGGGCCTCGAGCGTCACGACGTGCGGATGCTCGATACGCAGCTCCGCGACATCCTCGATCACGACGATGCGTTCGCCCGGCGACGCTGCCCCGAGCAGAGCCGCGAGAAATGTCGTCTTGCCGGATCCGCCAGCACCCGTGATCAGCAGATTCGCGCGGGATGCCACGAGCCCCCGCACCACGCCCGCGTCCCCTTCCGCGAAGAACCCCGCGCCCTCGAGGTGCTCGAGGCTCGGCCGCTCAAGCCTGGGCAGGCGGATCGAGAGGTAGGTGCCCGCCGTCGCGATCGGCGGCAGGACCGCGTGGACGCGCACGCCGTCACCGAGGCGAACATCGACCATGGGGGATGCCTCGTCGACATGCCGCCCACCCGCCGCAATCAGCCGTACCGCAAGCTCGCGCGCGTCGGCCTCGCTTAGATCGGGCCGATGTCGCACTGCTCCAGCTCCGCGATCGACCCACACACCCCCGCGTCCATTGACGAATACGTCGGTCACGGCAGGGTCGCGCAGAACGCTCGCCAGCGCCCCGAAGTCAGCGCCCACCATCCTCCCCGGCGGGGGTTCTGCCTCACCTGGGGCCCGAACCACAAAGCTCATGGACCGACGCTAGACAGCGCGCGCTGGCACCCGAGGTGCGGCCAGCGAAGTCGTGGACGACGTTCCAGAACCACAAACTGGGGAGGGCGCGACGAACGGGGCCAGCGGCGTGAACCGCTGGCCCCGTTGCATCCGTACCTAGATCACGAGCAGGGTGTGAGGTTCTCCACGGCCTCGCTCAGGGAGGGGAGGCCACCGAGGAGCGTCACGTGGGTCACGCCCAGCGCCTCGAGGTCGTCGAGCACTCCCTGCGGCACACACTCAGTGCGCACCGAGAACATCGGGGCGCCCTCCTTGCCAGCCCAGGCAGACCCGGCGAGCGCGTCGGGGAAGGTGGCCCCCGTCGCGAGGAACGCCCGGTCAGCCGACTCGAACGCGTCAGCATTGATGGCTCGCGCCGTCGCATAACGGTCGGCACCGGCGAGGCGCACCGCGTTCGTGACAGCGTCAGCGCTCTCGAAGACCGCCTCCGAGACCGAGTTGGTGTCACCCAGGACCCGCGTATCGGTCACC encodes the following:
- a CDS encoding TetR family transcriptional regulator, producing MTAPDTIEPGLRERKRQATRRAIQLAAIDLVAENGLEGTTVDEISRRADVSPRTFFNYFPSKEAAIIGDHPELPEGTPVEEFVAAGPAEPLMTGIAKLITNTIILDGHDQELMVRRKGVLGEYPHLFAMRMANMRRVEEELASVIARRLAADDATLAARPDELDSRAHLAAYVAFAAMRHAWRQWATGGAPSIADNIAESFGQLDTVLV
- a CDS encoding alpha/beta hydrolase, with product MKRLIRVAAVAAALSLALTGCVSWFEPPQVSATSSPTGETVPADLERFYAQQIVWDPCGDGLQCATAIAPVNWDDPAAGDIELALVRQPATSGNPIGSLLVNPGGPGGSGYDFIRDSLDYATDTELQANFDVVGFDPRGVNRSTPVTCYDDPSELDSYLYGIPPGEPGSDEWLEAASTATRDLGQRCLDLTGPLLGYVDTPSAARDMDMLRAALGDEKLNFLGYSYGTLLGQVYANLFPDRAGRLVLDGAVDPNATEFEKTATQAKGFESALRAFLEDCDTSADCPFTGSVDSSMQKVRDLLDSLDASPLLASDGRQLGSATMFTAIILPLYNQNNWVYLREVFTDVFAGDPEYAFQLADNYNGRNPDGTYRDNQTEAFISINCLDEHGDPTADEMRQEAAELRELAPVFGPQMSWGGTGCPNWPVPATFARGPIVAPGSPDILVLGTTNDPATPYEWAVTVAGTLENGHLVTYEGEGHTAYNKSNDCVNSVVDAFLIDGTVPDRDPKC
- a CDS encoding DNA polymerase III subunit delta', with amino-acid sequence MALWDELTGQADAIAIVEAAASHDESSAMTHSWLITGPPGSGRSNLAYAFAAALLGGDEATQRQVAARTHPDLGVLSTDRVIISIDEVRQLVAASQFSPSVGRFRVMVIEDADRMAERTSNVLLKALEEPPPRTVWILCAPSEADLIPTIRSRVRSVRLRVPDVDEVAALLVRRDGVDPDLAANAARQAQSHIGMAHRLATNAEARERRARTLETALGIHRVSDAVFAAATLLELAKADAEAITTERDAEERDSALRSLGVEPGGTVPANLRAQIKNLEDDQKRRATRSLRDGIDRILVDLLSLYRDILLVQLGVDSEPVNRDIIDRVREAAALAGPERTLATMDAIAVARRRIDSNVAPALALEAMLVSATRTTATRTPERG
- the tmk gene encoding dTMP kinase yields the protein MPGLFITFEGGDGSGKSTQSALLVEWLQALGHGVVVSREPGGTDVGLELRQLVLHWRGEIAPRAEALIYAADRAHNIATKVRPALERGEIVVQDRYLDSSVAYQGAGRVLGAQEVRDLSLWATDGLLPDLTVLLDLREGSDRLADRTLYDRLEAAGDDFHARVSEAYLELAAAEPERFLVLDARDTIENIASAIRSRVETLLRPAP
- the topA gene encoding type I DNA topoisomerase, translated to MTTKLVIVESPTKAKTIAQYLGEGYEVLSSVGHIRDLIEPKNLPPELKKGPLGKFSIDVENDFKPYYVVSDAKKKTVAELKRALKGADELYLATDEDREGEAIAWHLLEELKPKVPVHRMVFHEITKDAIQYARDHTRQIDTALVDAQETRRILDRLYGYEVSPVLWRKVGPGLSAGRVQSAATRLVVDRERERLAFVTAAYWDLLAGLTPDTEKNRFESRLVRINGKRVAAGRDFDDRGKLKGDAVALDETAAQALADALRQPGIPIVVSNLESKPYTRRPAAPFTTSTLQQEAGRKLRFSARQTMSVAQSLYENGYITYMRTDSPSLSQQAIDAARKQAKALYGAETVPDSPRLYTGKSKNAQEAHEAIRPSGDTFRTPSELSSVLRGNDFKLYDLIWKRTVASQMADAKGSTASVTITGTTKDSVAEFVATGTVITFRGFMQAYEESKDEERNEPAEAAAEAEAKLPPLTVGQELTVVDMEAKGHETSPPPRYTEASLVKQLEELGIGRPSTYASIISTIIDRGYVTPRGQALVPNWIAFSVVRLLEQYFAELVEYGFTAGMEDDLDRIAGGEADRVEWLTGFYFGNADHRGLRGVIDNLGEIDAREINSIRIADDITLRIGKYGPYLEAPSDDPETPRRVNIPQELAPDELTAEKARELIEAPVVTDRVIGVNPDNGKEIVAKDGRFGPYVTELEPEVPEEAPVEVIDPKTGEVKVKKPKKVVAPKPRTASLFKTMDLASIDLDTALKLLSLPRVVGADPETGAEITAQNGRFGPYLKKGTDSRSLTSEDQIFDIDLPGALEIFAQPKYGGRAASSALKEFEQPDPVSEKAIKIKDGRFGPYVTDGTTNATIPRGEVIEEIDYDRAVQLLADKRAKGPAKPKAKPAARKPAAKRAPAKKK
- a CDS encoding Rv3654c family TadE-like protein; translated protein: MISLVSERGSGTVLAVGLTAAVAVVAAAVLPLSQVLVARAQAAGAADAAALAAADVASGRHAGYPCELAAEVAATNGTALQSCEVDGLVVTVGVSRGILGFTVGARATAGPPQDGRRT
- a CDS encoding TadE family type IV pilus minor pilin, which produces MRSRFRDAVHGERGSITAEFAIALPTVMVVLALCLGGIAVAGAQIRVQDAAAAAARAAGRGDGVGIAAQVAPGASVSQWAQGELVCVTVSATAALGPAGIPLAASSCALGGGK
- a CDS encoding DUF4244 domain-containing protein — encoded protein: MFRARTTFPTFVRRLWQEEDGAATAEYAIATLAAVGFAGLLVVILRSEEVRGMLTDVVRHALSIP
- a CDS encoding type II secretion system F family protein, producing the protein MKEPGDAGISGAARVAQRLAVLLAAGVAPGAAWRFVAETSGNAVVASAVGTHDVAEALVAASAGLPANERAAWRGLAAAWSVATDAGAPLAGALRDYARSLRSLADAARDAQVALAGPRATARVVLVLPFVGLVFGSLLGFGTIEVLFGSPIGWTLLVVGVGLIVVARAWNRRLVASALTRDVTPGLACELTAVAVSGGGSLERAKAATAEALRRFELPEDSGGIDGVLALSTRAGVPAAELLRAEAEEQRRDARAEAQAAAAALGVRLMLPLGLCVLPAFLVLGVAPLLVAVLSSTVSSF
- a CDS encoding TadA family conjugal transfer-associated ATPase, coding for MSFVVRAPGEAEPPPGRMVGADFGALASVLRDPAVTDVFVNGRGGVWVDRGAGAVRHRPDLSEADARELAVRLIAAGGRHVDEASPMVDVRLGDGVRVHAVLPPIATAGTYLSIRLPRLERPSLEHLEGAGFFAEGDAGVVRGLVASRANLLITGAGGSGKTTFLAALLGAASPGERIVVIEDVAELRIEHPHVVTLEARQPNLEGAGEVTLPRLVREALRMRPDRLVLGECRGAEVRDLLSALNTGHDGGAGTLHANSISDVPARLEALGALAGLDAIAVARQAASAIGAVLHLERDAGGRRLGGAGRLVIDERDRLAVVPL